A part of Terriglobus roseus genomic DNA contains:
- a CDS encoding FG-GAP repeat domain-containing protein: protein MMKRMKLIAVLAAALLGVVSAIQAERRSAEIVFTSRMIDPGAFETAAVGDVNNDGHPDIVSGENWYEGPRWIKHTFRSIEYYRNATEDLTDLLVDVNHDGYLDVVSSASHGNRIWWNENPKGKTGEWKEHLIESGHSIEFSFLVSLDQNSKTPAVLPQWGGHTMVDPLAWFEITNESVLKHVVSTRSYGHGIGVGDLNGDGRNDIITPFGWLEAPADPRTPNWTFHQEFNLESVGYIYALDVNGDGRVDLVTSVAHDYGLFWMENMGGGKWQKHVIDDTWSQAHAMTMVDLNGDGRPDFVTGKRYMAHNGSDPGEREPLGIYWYEYRKAADGSIEWIKHVIDYGGRISAGMQIAVADLDGDGDLDLVMGGKTGLFLFENQTNSTNTSRH, encoded by the coding sequence ATGATGAAGCGAATGAAGTTGATCGCGGTGCTCGCTGCCGCGTTACTAGGAGTCGTATCTGCGATACAGGCGGAGAGACGTTCTGCGGAAATCGTCTTTACCAGCAGAATGATTGACCCTGGAGCATTCGAGACTGCGGCCGTGGGAGACGTGAATAACGACGGACATCCAGACATCGTCTCCGGCGAAAACTGGTATGAGGGACCCCGTTGGATCAAGCATACGTTTCGGTCGATCGAATACTATCGCAACGCGACGGAAGACCTGACGGATCTTCTAGTCGACGTCAATCATGACGGATATCTCGACGTCGTCAGCTCGGCTTCGCATGGAAACCGTATCTGGTGGAACGAAAACCCAAAAGGAAAAACAGGTGAGTGGAAAGAGCATCTCATCGAGTCCGGTCACAGTATTGAGTTCAGTTTTCTCGTGAGCCTGGACCAGAACAGCAAGACACCCGCCGTGCTACCGCAGTGGGGAGGCCACACGATGGTCGATCCACTCGCGTGGTTTGAGATCACGAATGAGAGCGTCTTGAAACACGTTGTCAGCACCCGCAGTTATGGCCACGGCATTGGAGTTGGCGATCTAAACGGTGACGGCAGAAACGACATCATCACGCCATTTGGATGGCTAGAAGCGCCCGCTGATCCTCGAACGCCCAATTGGACGTTCCATCAGGAATTCAATCTTGAAAGCGTCGGTTACATCTACGCCCTTGACGTGAATGGTGATGGAAGAGTTGACCTGGTTACTTCGGTAGCCCATGACTATGGATTGTTCTGGATGGAAAACATGGGCGGCGGCAAGTGGCAGAAGCACGTCATTGATGACACGTGGTCTCAAGCGCATGCCATGACGATGGTGGATCTGAATGGCGATGGCAGACCTGACTTTGTAACTGGTAAGCGCTATATGGCTCACAACGGCAGCGACCCGGGCGAAAGGGAACCGCTGGGTATCTATTGGTACGAGTACCGTAAGGCTGCGGATGGATCAATCGAATGGATCAAGCACGTCATTGATTATGGCGGACGCATCAGCGCAGGAATGCAAATCGCAGTCGCCGATTTGGATGGCGATGGTGATCTGGATCTGGTGATGGGCGGGAAGACCGGACTTTTTCTTTTTGAAAATCAAACAAATTCTACGAACACCAGCAGGCACTAA
- a CDS encoding pyrroloquinoline quinone-dependent dehydrogenase gives MSTAGYTGKAPMKVGKRKPPAEPHPGSIRLADGKSLNGTVIQSDYSAQVLTADGKYHLLSREGERYTEKPILPKRDWTTYNGNDSGNRYSTLNQINTKNVGGMSLAWLFPFDASRLETTPVVVDGVMYITGWNEAYALDSTTGQQLWMYRQPHTPGLVSEAGRGTNRGVAIWKDTVFMITDNAHLLALDRLDGRKLWDVEMGSVAAGYSATGAPLVVGDLVVSGVAGGEEGARGFVSAYKASTGERVWRFYSIPNRGEKAAETWIGSALEHGCGATWLTGSYDADLDLIYWTTGNPCPDFNGDERKGDNLYTSSVVALSAKTGELKWHYQFTPHDTHDWDSEQPILLVDQPWHGKPRKLLIHADRNGFFFVLDRVNGELLLAEPFVKATWATGYDRSGRPILTDASESSETGRVICPASSGGTNWYSSSWNPQTNLFYLRANEWCAIYKKQAEPLVDNRWYGGVAPNQSNAESYLRALDIHTGKKVWEMPLSTNNRGGVLSTAGGLVFAGGPGGTFLVLDARTGRDLKHIYVGQDWQASPMTFMVGGKQFVALSGVSGVFVFTLTP, from the coding sequence ATGTCCACGGCTGGATACACGGGTAAGGCTCCAATGAAGGTGGGGAAACGCAAACCTCCTGCAGAACCTCATCCCGGCAGCATTCGTTTAGCAGATGGGAAAAGCCTCAATGGCACCGTCATCCAAAGTGACTACTCTGCGCAAGTACTCACTGCGGATGGGAAATATCATCTTCTGTCACGTGAGGGAGAACGCTACACGGAGAAGCCAATCCTCCCCAAGCGTGATTGGACAACTTACAACGGCAATGACTCTGGCAATCGCTACAGTACTCTCAACCAGATCAATACAAAGAATGTCGGCGGCATGTCGCTCGCCTGGCTGTTCCCATTTGATGCGAGTCGCTTGGAAACTACGCCAGTCGTCGTCGATGGTGTCATGTACATCACCGGCTGGAATGAGGCATACGCGTTGGACTCGACCACAGGGCAGCAACTGTGGATGTACCGTCAGCCACATACACCAGGGCTAGTCAGCGAGGCAGGGCGCGGCACGAATCGTGGAGTCGCTATCTGGAAGGATACCGTCTTCATGATCACAGATAACGCACACCTGTTAGCGCTCGACCGGCTGGATGGGCGCAAATTGTGGGATGTCGAAATGGGGTCTGTAGCTGCGGGATATAGTGCCACGGGGGCTCCTCTGGTCGTGGGGGATCTTGTCGTGAGTGGAGTGGCCGGTGGAGAAGAAGGCGCACGTGGATTCGTCTCGGCGTACAAAGCCAGTACCGGGGAGCGAGTGTGGCGTTTTTACTCCATTCCGAATCGCGGGGAGAAAGCTGCCGAGACATGGATTGGAAGTGCATTGGAACACGGATGCGGTGCGACATGGTTGACGGGCTCTTATGATGCGGACCTCGACCTTATCTATTGGACAACGGGTAATCCGTGCCCAGATTTCAACGGCGACGAACGCAAGGGAGACAATCTCTACACCAGTAGCGTTGTTGCTCTTTCAGCCAAGACGGGCGAGTTGAAATGGCATTACCAGTTCACACCGCATGACACGCATGACTGGGACTCGGAACAACCCATCTTGTTAGTCGATCAACCATGGCACGGAAAGCCTCGGAAGCTTTTGATCCATGCAGATAGAAATGGCTTCTTCTTCGTCCTCGATCGCGTCAATGGTGAGTTGTTACTCGCGGAGCCTTTCGTTAAGGCTACTTGGGCAACTGGCTATGACCGCTCCGGCCGACCAATTCTTACCGATGCATCGGAGTCAAGCGAGACGGGAAGAGTGATCTGCCCGGCATCGAGTGGAGGAACGAATTGGTATTCGAGTTCATGGAACCCTCAGACGAATCTCTTCTATCTGCGAGCCAATGAATGGTGCGCCATCTACAAGAAACAAGCTGAGCCATTGGTCGACAATCGTTGGTACGGTGGTGTCGCTCCGAATCAATCGAATGCGGAGAGCTATTTACGCGCACTCGACATCCATACCGGGAAGAAAGTTTGGGAGATGCCGCTCTCGACGAACAATCGCGGCGGCGTACTCTCGACTGCTGGCGGGCTTGTGTTCGCAGGTGGACCTGGCGGAACGTTTCTCGTTCTTGATGCGCGCACCGGTAGAGATTTGAAACATATCTATGTTGGCCAGGATTGGCAGGCGTCTCCGATGACGTTCATGGTCGGTGGGAAGCAATTTGTGGCTCTCTCTGGCGTCAGCGGCGTGTTCGTGTTCACACTTACGCCTTGA
- a CDS encoding TonB-dependent receptor: MSDPDGANVSGAMVVFTSNQHPRSVASDGNGNFQLHHIPAGVYRVHINATNGFTAYDHTLTVGSSPINISIQLKIDSVTQEVVVAPEQEAISLENADNRDQIKADASLLQSVPVFDQNYVAALTPFLDQTTVGTGGVTIRVDGVERKTTGVSASAIAEVRINSDPYSVETRQPGRGRIDIVTKPGTPRIHGSLNFTFRDSVTDAKNYFALARPFEQKRIYEGSITGPGAPGGHTTFLLSGTRQEDNLQSIVHAITPTGVFDANVPTPMHDTEFAARISHDFSQANRVSLQYNVSDVVTRNQGVGGLVLAEAGINQRVREDDVIFTQRIIVTPTLINQMQLFYEQDYGPSRSVTNAPKLIVDGNFTSGGAQADTLQNENNLKINDTVSWAHGHHYVTFGVNIPNLSRRAWHDDTNRLGTFSFASLNDYQANRPYSFTQQAGPGKSIFWMNELGSFVQDQMQVNKNLQVSFGVRYDWQTYFKAWNDFGPRGSFAYGFNDKKAVLRGGVGVFFDRSGAPPEADLNRYNGVTIRSVTLLNPGYPNPYPANADINSFPTNLVTLEPGGRVPYALNYSLTLERQLLKGLTFAATYRGTKGIALLRSRNVNAPLPPLYAVRPTPSLGIVRQIESEGRQIGNGLDLTVQGKAGRWFTGMLQYSFSHTNNDTGGVTWFAANQYSMAGEYGRSDLDQRHRFNLLGAFNKDHWLNLGMAVKLYTGLPYTETAGVDRYNTGLLNARPDGISRNTLQGSRTASLDLHWAKERELKLKNGDVQTKLNFSVDAFNVTNTTSFTSFVGNVRSSLFSQPSTAMPARRLQFGVGASF, encoded by the coding sequence GTGTCAGACCCCGATGGCGCCAATGTATCCGGTGCAATGGTTGTCTTCACTTCGAACCAGCATCCGCGTTCTGTGGCTTCTGATGGCAATGGGAACTTCCAGCTGCATCACATCCCGGCTGGTGTTTATCGCGTTCACATCAATGCGACGAATGGATTCACCGCTTACGATCACACACTTACTGTTGGCAGCTCTCCGATCAATATATCGATCCAACTGAAGATCGATTCGGTAACGCAAGAAGTTGTGGTCGCCCCCGAGCAGGAAGCGATCTCTCTGGAGAACGCGGATAACCGGGATCAAATCAAAGCCGATGCAAGTCTCTTGCAATCGGTTCCCGTGTTTGATCAGAACTATGTTGCAGCGTTAACACCATTTCTCGATCAGACAACTGTTGGTACAGGCGGAGTGACGATCAGGGTTGATGGTGTTGAGCGGAAGACTACAGGAGTGTCGGCATCTGCGATCGCTGAAGTCCGCATCAACAGTGACCCGTACAGCGTGGAAACAAGACAGCCGGGCCGCGGACGGATTGATATTGTCACAAAGCCAGGAACACCCAGAATTCACGGCAGTCTGAACTTCACCTTCCGCGATTCGGTAACCGATGCAAAAAACTACTTTGCGCTTGCCAGGCCATTCGAACAGAAGCGTATTTATGAGGGCTCGATTACCGGGCCAGGAGCACCGGGCGGTCACACAACATTCTTGTTGTCAGGTACGCGACAGGAGGACAATCTCCAGTCGATTGTTCACGCCATCACGCCCACGGGAGTGTTCGACGCAAACGTCCCCACGCCAATGCACGATACAGAGTTTGCGGCCCGTATCTCGCATGACTTCTCGCAAGCTAATCGTGTCTCTCTGCAATACAACGTCAGCGACGTCGTCACCCGCAATCAGGGTGTGGGCGGTCTTGTCCTTGCTGAAGCAGGCATCAATCAGAGAGTGCGGGAAGACGATGTTATCTTCACGCAGCGCATAATCGTAACTCCCACTCTCATCAACCAGATGCAACTGTTCTACGAACAGGACTACGGTCCAAGTCGCAGTGTGACGAACGCTCCAAAGTTAATTGTGGACGGCAACTTCACCAGTGGCGGAGCGCAGGCTGACACGCTTCAAAACGAAAACAATTTGAAGATCAATGACACGGTGAGTTGGGCTCACGGTCATCATTACGTCACCTTTGGAGTAAACATCCCAAACCTGAGCCGTCGAGCTTGGCACGACGATACGAATAGACTCGGAACATTTAGCTTCGCAAGCTTGAACGACTATCAAGCGAATCGGCCTTACTCATTCACCCAACAAGCTGGCCCCGGGAAGTCCATTTTTTGGATGAATGAACTCGGCTCCTTCGTTCAAGATCAAATGCAGGTAAACAAGAATCTCCAGGTCTCATTTGGCGTTCGTTACGATTGGCAGACGTACTTCAAGGCTTGGAATGACTTTGGTCCACGCGGATCGTTCGCCTATGGATTCAACGACAAGAAAGCGGTGCTCAGAGGTGGTGTGGGTGTCTTTTTCGATCGCAGCGGTGCGCCTCCCGAGGCCGACCTGAACAGATATAACGGAGTCACGATCCGATCGGTAACGCTGCTCAATCCGGGATATCCCAACCCCTATCCGGCGAACGCTGACATCAATTCGTTCCCAACAAACTTGGTCACCTTGGAACCAGGTGGACGGGTGCCATATGCATTGAATTACAGTCTTACGCTCGAACGCCAATTGCTAAAAGGGCTCACTTTCGCGGCAACGTATCGTGGGACAAAAGGAATAGCACTCCTGCGTTCAAGGAACGTCAACGCACCATTGCCTCCGCTGTACGCCGTTCGCCCGACCCCTTCGCTCGGCATTGTTCGACAGATCGAATCGGAAGGCCGACAAATCGGCAACGGATTAGATCTGACAGTTCAGGGGAAGGCCGGGAGATGGTTTACCGGTATGCTCCAATATTCATTCAGCCATACGAATAACGACACGGGAGGCGTCACTTGGTTTGCTGCAAACCAGTACTCCATGGCCGGAGAATATGGACGCTCCGATCTTGATCAACGCCATCGGTTCAATCTGCTGGGAGCGTTTAACAAGGATCATTGGCTGAATCTTGGCATGGCAGTCAAACTATATACCGGGCTGCCCTATACGGAGACCGCTGGTGTCGATCGTTACAACACAGGCCTTCTCAACGCGAGGCCTGACGGTATATCGCGTAATACGCTACAGGGCAGCAGGACGGCATCGCTTGATCTGCATTGGGCAAAAGAGCGTGAATTGAAGTTAAAAAACGGCGATGTCCAGACGAAGCTGAATTTCTCCGTGGATGCATTCAACGTGACAAACACAACGTCATTCACTTCGTTTGTGGGTAATGTCCGTTCCTCTCTCTTTTCCCAGCCGAGTACCGCCATGCCGGCGCGAAGGCTGCAGTTTGGCGTGGGAGCTAGTTTTTAA
- a CDS encoding phosphatase PAP2 family protein, whose product MNLNKVLVAVLVAGSTGLVMHGQSPASKPPLPKVFRFLKPSDAIPAQLLPPPAADGSAAQQREMAEVKRTIQTRTKERYDQAHWDANHEDPTPWQSAIGADFDLKKLPATAKLLADVLNDQTVATSEAKDYFKRKFPVAAAMPGDTYSQWTCDDVDRKPEARPLRSYPSGHATMSYTFGVVLAALIPNKAQIILARSSDYAYSREVCGDHYHSDVVAGQVLGTTLGTLLLHNEALKPELEAARQELQRAQIAK is encoded by the coding sequence GTGAATCTAAACAAAGTTCTAGTTGCAGTGCTTGTTGCCGGATCGACCGGCCTTGTGATGCATGGCCAAAGTCCCGCCTCGAAGCCGCCGCTTCCAAAAGTTTTTCGTTTTCTGAAGCCTTCAGATGCCATTCCAGCACAACTGCTTCCGCCCCCTGCTGCCGACGGTTCCGCAGCACAGCAGCGTGAGATGGCTGAGGTGAAACGCACAATTCAAACTAGGACCAAAGAGCGATACGATCAGGCACATTGGGATGCGAATCATGAAGATCCAACTCCTTGGCAGTCTGCGATCGGTGCTGACTTCGACCTGAAGAAACTTCCAGCCACAGCAAAGTTGCTTGCGGACGTACTGAACGATCAGACCGTTGCAACCAGCGAGGCAAAGGACTACTTCAAACGAAAGTTCCCTGTTGCTGCAGCAATGCCTGGGGACACCTATTCACAATGGACATGCGATGATGTCGACCGCAAGCCTGAGGCACGCCCGCTGCGCTCTTATCCTAGTGGTCACGCCACCATGAGTTACACGTTCGGTGTCGTGCTGGCAGCGCTGATCCCCAACAAGGCGCAGATAATCCTCGCTCGCTCAAGTGACTATGCCTATAGCCGCGAAGTCTGTGGCGACCATTATCACTCAGACGTTGTTGCAGGCCAGGTGCTGGGAACGACCCTCGGAACCCTTCTGCTGCACAATGAAGCTCTGAAGCCGGAGCTGGAAGCTGCAAGACAAGAACTGCAGCGCGCACAGATCGCAAAATAG
- a CDS encoding TonB-dependent receptor: MRNLAITGFSFLICLSPAMAQTDRATLTGTVTDAQGSSVRGAVVTVTSVASGLTYRSVTNSAGVYLINSLPVGDYKETIVESGFHPVQFSSFALQIGETREMNAKLTVAAEDTVIQVSTEEDDLNRVSTEIGGVVQGAQLNELPMNGRSFERLEATVPGAIDAAGSTQDQIRFVGLSQEDNGFHMDGVDASGINHQFEKLDMRLQIPVEAISEFKASSAAYSADQGGSAGGQIEIVTKSGGDRFHGSAWEYLRNDVFDARPWNYKGLPKLRLNNFGANLGGPIVKKKLFFFANWEAYRQVLAAQVTGLVPTPAYRTAVIAKSPALATIINSYINAGTPTNDPNALSFTGAGTNPVQEDAGMVRLDYKLSSRTNIFGRYSTDHFRTTAPNGIEITPTGQLSSLFNTLTAPNAIIDVSHNFTSELFTDFRIGYNRDEFSEGGDQTLPYNVAVTGFGTLTTPPTDDRYDTAYSVVDDTTFVKGNNVFKGGLRVRRIQENKNTPKIPVITATYLNENNFQQNLMDSYAFQGASAMTGQRQTEYGAYFMDTIKLKQNLILTAGLRYDFWSVDHDVLGRGVVVDPATCANILCPAGSAWYFPDRNNLAPRLSVSWSPAVFHNKTVISGGGGIYYGQGQFGHLGAAVGNIPQRFTLAQTTTPGLSFPLDPFLGNAAFSVSPTAQDRNRKDAQISEWTLTVQQQLAKGTSMTASYIGSVGSSLWSNLVANGINPSTGKRPYASYTNSTFTWDRTQGTRAYNAFELGVHRDYRTGLLISANYQLAHSIDDGSVGGAEAISPQNQSCIRCERANSQFDMRHYLTASAIWQLPIGRGHAVLGNAGSFVNALVGGWQMAGIGSVRGGLPLNVTLSRSATALPDQINSNQRPNRVQGVPLYPANRSTKQWLNPAAFAVPANGTWGNAGRNLVRGPGHWQADMALQKTVKLRETLSTSFRVEAFNVFNVAQYGSPVVALTSTGSGNNLQIAPANFGLINSAFSTVPTGSGTPRQLELSLRIDY, from the coding sequence ATGCGAAACCTTGCAATTACTGGTTTTTCTTTTCTCATATGTCTGTCTCCGGCAATGGCCCAAACGGATCGTGCCACACTTACGGGAACCGTCACTGATGCGCAAGGCAGCTCCGTACGCGGCGCAGTGGTTACAGTGACCTCGGTGGCAAGCGGACTGACGTACAGGTCTGTGACGAACAGCGCCGGCGTCTATCTCATCAACTCTCTTCCCGTAGGCGACTACAAGGAAACCATCGTTGAGAGCGGCTTCCATCCGGTGCAGTTCAGCTCCTTCGCTCTCCAGATCGGTGAGACAAGAGAGATGAATGCGAAGCTCACGGTCGCTGCAGAAGACACCGTGATTCAGGTCAGCACAGAAGAAGACGATCTCAATCGCGTCTCCACTGAGATTGGTGGTGTGGTTCAGGGCGCGCAGCTGAATGAACTGCCGATGAACGGACGCAGCTTCGAGCGTCTGGAAGCAACCGTTCCGGGAGCCATTGATGCAGCGGGCAGCACGCAGGACCAGATTCGTTTTGTGGGCCTGTCCCAGGAAGACAACGGATTTCATATGGATGGTGTCGATGCATCGGGCATCAATCACCAGTTCGAGAAGCTCGATATGCGTCTGCAGATACCCGTGGAAGCCATCTCAGAGTTTAAGGCGAGTAGCGCAGCGTATAGCGCAGATCAGGGTGGTTCGGCGGGCGGTCAGATTGAGATCGTAACCAAGTCCGGTGGAGATCGGTTCCATGGATCTGCCTGGGAATATCTCCGCAACGATGTCTTCGACGCGAGACCCTGGAACTACAAGGGCCTTCCTAAGTTGCGGTTGAATAACTTTGGCGCCAACCTTGGAGGCCCGATTGTGAAAAAGAAGCTCTTCTTCTTTGCGAATTGGGAAGCATACCGCCAGGTGCTTGCTGCGCAGGTGACAGGCCTCGTTCCGACGCCTGCATACAGGACTGCCGTAATCGCAAAATCTCCTGCGCTTGCAACCATCATCAATTCCTATATCAACGCGGGAACGCCGACGAACGACCCCAATGCACTCTCCTTCACAGGTGCCGGCACAAACCCAGTGCAAGAAGACGCTGGTATGGTTCGTCTGGATTACAAACTGAGCAGCCGAACCAACATCTTTGGCCGCTACAGCACAGACCATTTCCGAACCACTGCGCCGAATGGAATCGAAATCACACCCACCGGTCAGCTTTCCTCTCTATTCAATACGTTGACGGCACCCAATGCAATCATCGACGTTTCGCACAACTTCACCTCAGAACTCTTCACAGACTTTCGCATTGGTTACAACCGTGATGAATTCAGCGAAGGTGGAGATCAAACCCTGCCCTACAACGTGGCGGTTACTGGCTTTGGAACGCTGACCACGCCTCCTACGGATGATCGATACGACACCGCATACAGCGTGGTGGACGATACAACCTTCGTGAAAGGGAACAATGTATTCAAGGGTGGCTTACGCGTTCGACGCATTCAGGAAAACAAGAACACGCCCAAGATTCCCGTTATCACCGCAACTTATCTCAACGAGAACAATTTTCAGCAGAACCTGATGGATTCGTATGCCTTTCAAGGTGCTTCTGCCATGACGGGGCAGCGTCAGACGGAATATGGTGCCTACTTCATGGACACCATCAAGCTGAAGCAGAATCTTATTCTTACCGCAGGTCTTCGTTACGATTTCTGGAGTGTGGATCATGACGTTCTTGGACGTGGTGTCGTCGTTGATCCTGCAACGTGTGCGAATATTCTGTGTCCCGCAGGGAGCGCATGGTATTTCCCCGATCGTAACAACCTTGCCCCACGCCTATCTGTCTCTTGGTCTCCAGCAGTCTTCCACAACAAGACAGTCATCAGCGGTGGTGGAGGCATCTACTATGGCCAGGGACAGTTCGGTCATCTTGGAGCTGCCGTAGGAAACATCCCTCAACGCTTCACGCTGGCTCAGACGACGACACCTGGGCTCAGCTTTCCGCTTGATCCCTTCCTCGGCAATGCCGCTTTCAGCGTTAGCCCTACAGCGCAGGATCGCAACCGTAAGGACGCTCAGATCAGTGAATGGACTCTCACTGTTCAGCAACAGCTCGCCAAGGGCACATCCATGACAGCTTCCTATATCGGAAGCGTGGGAAGCAGTCTGTGGAGCAACCTGGTTGCGAATGGTATCAACCCCTCGACCGGGAAGCGTCCGTATGCAAGCTATACCAATTCCACCTTTACATGGGACCGTACGCAGGGTACTCGCGCTTATAACGCCTTTGAGCTTGGTGTGCATCGGGATTACCGCACGGGCTTGTTGATCTCCGCGAATTATCAGCTTGCGCATTCCATCGACGATGGATCGGTGGGCGGAGCCGAGGCCATCAGCCCGCAGAATCAAAGCTGCATTCGTTGTGAGCGAGCGAATAGTCAGTTCGATATGCGCCACTACTTGACCGCAAGCGCGATCTGGCAACTTCCCATCGGACGCGGCCATGCTGTCCTTGGCAATGCGGGATCCTTTGTCAATGCACTTGTTGGTGGATGGCAGATGGCTGGCATCGGTAGCGTTCGCGGAGGTCTTCCTCTCAACGTGACATTGTCTCGTTCGGCTACGGCACTCCCCGATCAGATCAATAGCAATCAGCGCCCGAATCGCGTTCAAGGGGTACCACTTTATCCTGCCAATCGATCCACGAAACAGTGGTTGAATCCAGCCGCCTTTGCTGTGCCGGCCAATGGTACTTGGGGTAATGCGGGCCGCAACCTTGTGCGTGGACCCGGGCATTGGCAGGCGGATATGGCGCTACAAAAAACGGTCAAGCTTCGGGAGACTCTGAGCACGTCTTTCCGCGTGGAAGCCTTCAACGTCTTCAATGTCGCGCAGTATGGAAGCCCTGTGGTCGCTCTGACTTCGACTGGATCCGGAAACAATCTGCAGATTGCGCCTGCCAACTTTGGATTGATTAACAGCGCTTTCAGCACCGTTCCGACTGGAAGCGGAACGCCCCGTCAACTCGAATTAAGCCTTCGCATCGATTACTAA